A portion of the Nomia melanderi isolate GNS246 chromosome 2, iyNomMela1, whole genome shotgun sequence genome contains these proteins:
- the Nedd4 gene encoding E3 ubiquitin-protein ligase Nedd4 isoform X6, producing the protein MAEEHVYGCNPPSGVDGESGDEATKKLRLKVIAGHQLAKKDIFGASDPYVRVDLNTINGNHTVDSALTKTKKKTLNPVWEEEFIFRVKPIDHKLVLQVFDENRLTRDDFLGRVELLLNNLPKEQVGQTIPTRRYLLRPRRNHSSQRSRVKGTLDLYHAYISDTTTTENDNGDAASDSGGWEMVQPVNTNHPMQTVVFDSPLPPLPQGWEERQDANGRTYYVNHIARFTQWERPSESNASPTGNMAVERNFSTAVTEFQRRFHISADNENRHRSSINQDGEVLREEDEDSEARDYENENHRGGGNGNTSSDSGRSVDQRGYHSGYEDQSDDNVDSPAGSRRSSEQIESPKPVLPAFSNEGLPPGWGMQTAPNGRVFFIDHCARTTTWIDPRTGRPSSIPNHIAPSTTPRSDLDQLGPLPEGWEERVHTDGRIFFIDHNTRTTQWEDPRMSNPQIAGPAVPYSRDYKRKYQYLKSQLIKPNNVPSKFEIKVCRNNILEDSYRRISFVNRVEILKTKLWIEFEGEVGLDYGGLAREWFFLLSKEMFNPYYGLFEYSATDNYTLQINPFSGVCNEGHLNYFKFIGRIAGMAVYHGKLLDAFFIRPFYKMMLGKTIDLKDMESVDSEYYNSLLWIKENDPSELELTFCVDEESFGHTSQRELKPDGANIPLTDENKDEYISLVIQWRFVSRVQEQMNAFLEGFNALIPPTLVKIFDEHELELLMCGIQHIDVKDWKQNTLYKGDYHANHIVVQWFWRVVLSFSNEMRSRLLQFVTGTSRVPMNGFKEIYGSNGPQLFTIEKWGTPENYPRAHTCFNRIDLPPYESYQQLREKLIKAIEGSQGFAGVD; encoded by the exons ATGGCAGAGGAACATGTTTACGGATGTAATCCGCCATCCGGTGTTGACGGGGAGTCT gGAGATGAGGCCACCAAAAAGCTGAGATTAAAAGTGATCGCTGGGCACCAGTTAGCGAAAAAGGATATCTTTGGTGCAAGCGATCCTTATGTACGTGTTGACTTGAATACCATAAATGGCAATCATACAGTGGATTCTGCACTTACAAAAACTAAAAAGAAGACTTTGAATCCTGTTTGGGAAGAGGAATTTATATTTAGA GTGAAACCTATTGATCACAAGTTGGTGCTACAAGTTTTTGACGAGAACAGATTGACAAGGGATGATTTTCTTGGGAGAGTAGAActactattaaataatttacctaAAGAGCAAGTGGGTCAAACAATTCCTACTAGACGTTATTTACTTCGACCTCGAAG AAATCATTCCAGTCAGCGTTCGAGAGTAAAAGGCACTTTGGATCTATACCATGCATATATTTCGGATACAACGACAACAGAAAATGACAATGGGGATGCTGCATCTGACTCAGGGGGGTGGGAAATGGTACAGCCAGTAAATACTAACCATCCTATGCAGACA gtTGTCTTTGATTCACCTTTACCACCTTTACCACAAGGATGGGAGGAAAGACAAGATGCAAATGGACGAACATATTATGTTAATCACATAGCAAGATTTACACAGTGGGAACGACCATCAGAATC AAATGCTTCACCCACTGGAAATATGGCAGTTGAACGAAACTTTAGTACCGCAGTCACTGAATTTCAACGACGTTTTCATATTAGCGCAGATAATGAAAACAGACACAGAAGTTCAATTAATCAG GATGGTGAAGTTCTCCGCGAAGAAGATGAAGATTCGGAAGCAAGAGATTATGAGAATGAGAATCATAGGGGAGGGGGTAATGGGAATACTTCGTCAGACTCTGGACGTTCTGTTGATCAACGTGGCTACCATAGTGGATATGAAGACCAG AGTGACGATAACGTAGATAGTCCAGCTGGTTCTAGGCGCTCATCTGAACAG ATTGAAAGTCCGAAACCCGTCCTTCCTGCATTCAGTAATGAGGGATTACCACCAGGGTGGGGTATGCAAACAGCTCCCAATGGTAGAGTCTTCTTTATTGATCATTGTGCAAGAACAACTACATGGATCGATCCCCGAACCGGTCGTCCAAGTTCAATACCTAATCATATTGCTCCTTCTACAACACCAAGAAGTGATTTGGATCAACTTGGACCTTTGCCTGAAGGTTGGGAAGAAAGAGTACACACAGATggcagaatatttttcattgatcaca ATACAAGAACAACTCAATGGGAAGATCCGCGCATGTCGAATCCACAAATTGCTGGTCCC gCTGTTCCATATTCGAGGGACTATAAGCGAAAGTATCAGTATCTCAAGTCTCAACTTATAAAGCCT AATAATGTTCCtagtaaatttgaaataaaagtttgcCGAAACAATATCTTGGAAGATTCTTATCGtagaattagtttcgttaatagaGTTGAAATATTAAAGACTAAACTATGGATTGAATTTGAAGGAGAAGTTGGTTTAGATTATGGAGGTCTTGCTCGAGAATGGTTTTTCTTATTGTCTAAAGAAATGTTCAATCCTTATTATGGCTTGTTTGAATATTCAGCTAC ggATAATTATACGTTACAAATTAATCCATTTTCGGGCGTGTGCAACGAGGGGcatctaaattattttaaatttatcggCCGTATAGCGGGTATGGCTGTTTACCACGGTAAACTGTTAGATG CCTTTTTCATTCGACCATTTTATAAGATGATGTTGGGTAAAACTATTGACTTAAAAGACATGGAAAGTGTTGATTCCGAgtattataattctttattatGGATTAAAGAAAATGATCCCAGTGAATTAGAGCTTACATTCTGTGTGGATGAAGAAAGTTTTGGACATACTTCTCAAAGGGAACTTAAACCAGATGGTGCCAATATACCATTAACTGATGAGAATAAAGATGAGTATATAAGTTTGGTTATACAGTGGCGGTTTGTGTCGAGGGTTCAGGAACAAATGAATGCATTTTTGGAAGGATTTAATGCTCTTATTCCACCTACATTggtgaaaatatttgatgaacACGAACTGGAATTGCTAATGTGCGGTATTCAACACATTGATGTGAAAGACTGGAAACAGAATACATTGTACAAAGGAGATTACCACGCCAATCATATAGTTGTTCAGTGGTTTTGGCGAGTAGTGCTTTCATTTAGCAACGAAATGCGCTCTAGACTTTTACAGTTTGTTACTGGCACGTCACGAGTACCAATGAACGGTTTTAAGGAGATTTACGGCAGCAACGGACCACAATTATTTACAATCGAGAAATGGGGAACACCGGAAAATTACCCGAGAGCTCATACTTG TTTTAATCGCATTGACCTTCCTCCTTATGAAAGTTACCAACAGCTcagagaaaaattaataaaagcaaTTGAAGGTTCCCAAGGTTTTGCTGGAGTGGATTAG
- the Nedd4 gene encoding E3 ubiquitin-protein ligase Nedd4 isoform X4 — translation MPGTLTYPIYAGVESSPQRHRSYSWTGNHSTSLVLQDNARPGRLSLSEPVGDEATKKLRLKVIAGHQLAKKDIFGASDPYVRVDLNTINGNHTVDSALTKTKKKTLNPVWEEEFIFRVKPIDHKLVLQVFDENRLTRDDFLGRVELLLNNLPKEQVGQTIPTRRYLLRPRRNHSSQRSRVKGTLDLYHAYISDTTTTENDNGDAASDSGGWEMVQPVNTNHPMQTVVFDSPLPPLPQGWEERQDANGRTYYVNHIARFTQWERPSESNASPTGNMAVERNFSTAVTEFQRRFHISADNENRHRSSINQDGEVLREEDEDSEARDYENENHRGGGNGNTSSDSGRSVDQRGYHSGYEDQSDDNVDSPAGSRRSSEQIESPKPVLPAFSNEGLPPGWGMQTAPNGRVFFIDHCARTTTWIDPRTGRPSSIPNHIAPSTTPRSDLDQLGPLPEGWEERVHTDGRIFFIDHNTRTTQWEDPRMSNPQIAGPAVPYSRDYKRKYQYLKSQLIKPNNVPSKFEIKVCRNNILEDSYRRISFVNRVEILKTKLWIEFEGEVGLDYGGLAREWFFLLSKEMFNPYYGLFEYSATDNYTLQINPFSGVCNEGHLNYFKFIGRIAGMAVYHGKLLDAFFIRPFYKMMLGKTIDLKDMESVDSEYYNSLLWIKENDPSELELTFCVDEESFGHTSQRELKPDGANIPLTDENKDEYISLVIQWRFVSRVQEQMNAFLEGFNALIPPTLVKIFDEHELELLMCGIQHIDVKDWKQNTLYKGDYHANHIVVQWFWRVVLSFSNEMRSRLLQFVTGTSRVPMNGFKEIYGSNGPQLFTIEKWGTPENYPRAHTCFNRIDLPPYESYQQLREKLIKAIEGSQGFAGVD, via the exons ATGCCAGGAACTTTAACttacccgatatatgctggtgTAGAATCATCTCCTCAAAGACATCGGTCTTATTCATGGACTGGAAATCATTCAACATCTCTAGTATTACAGGATAATGCAAGACCTGGACGACTATCACTATCAGAACCTGTG gGAGATGAGGCCACCAAAAAGCTGAGATTAAAAGTGATCGCTGGGCACCAGTTAGCGAAAAAGGATATCTTTGGTGCAAGCGATCCTTATGTACGTGTTGACTTGAATACCATAAATGGCAATCATACAGTGGATTCTGCACTTACAAAAACTAAAAAGAAGACTTTGAATCCTGTTTGGGAAGAGGAATTTATATTTAGA GTGAAACCTATTGATCACAAGTTGGTGCTACAAGTTTTTGACGAGAACAGATTGACAAGGGATGATTTTCTTGGGAGAGTAGAActactattaaataatttacctaAAGAGCAAGTGGGTCAAACAATTCCTACTAGACGTTATTTACTTCGACCTCGAAG AAATCATTCCAGTCAGCGTTCGAGAGTAAAAGGCACTTTGGATCTATACCATGCATATATTTCGGATACAACGACAACAGAAAATGACAATGGGGATGCTGCATCTGACTCAGGGGGGTGGGAAATGGTACAGCCAGTAAATACTAACCATCCTATGCAGACA gtTGTCTTTGATTCACCTTTACCACCTTTACCACAAGGATGGGAGGAAAGACAAGATGCAAATGGACGAACATATTATGTTAATCACATAGCAAGATTTACACAGTGGGAACGACCATCAGAATC AAATGCTTCACCCACTGGAAATATGGCAGTTGAACGAAACTTTAGTACCGCAGTCACTGAATTTCAACGACGTTTTCATATTAGCGCAGATAATGAAAACAGACACAGAAGTTCAATTAATCAG GATGGTGAAGTTCTCCGCGAAGAAGATGAAGATTCGGAAGCAAGAGATTATGAGAATGAGAATCATAGGGGAGGGGGTAATGGGAATACTTCGTCAGACTCTGGACGTTCTGTTGATCAACGTGGCTACCATAGTGGATATGAAGACCAG AGTGACGATAACGTAGATAGTCCAGCTGGTTCTAGGCGCTCATCTGAACAG ATTGAAAGTCCGAAACCCGTCCTTCCTGCATTCAGTAATGAGGGATTACCACCAGGGTGGGGTATGCAAACAGCTCCCAATGGTAGAGTCTTCTTTATTGATCATTGTGCAAGAACAACTACATGGATCGATCCCCGAACCGGTCGTCCAAGTTCAATACCTAATCATATTGCTCCTTCTACAACACCAAGAAGTGATTTGGATCAACTTGGACCTTTGCCTGAAGGTTGGGAAGAAAGAGTACACACAGATggcagaatatttttcattgatcaca ATACAAGAACAACTCAATGGGAAGATCCGCGCATGTCGAATCCACAAATTGCTGGTCCC gCTGTTCCATATTCGAGGGACTATAAGCGAAAGTATCAGTATCTCAAGTCTCAACTTATAAAGCCT AATAATGTTCCtagtaaatttgaaataaaagtttgcCGAAACAATATCTTGGAAGATTCTTATCGtagaattagtttcgttaatagaGTTGAAATATTAAAGACTAAACTATGGATTGAATTTGAAGGAGAAGTTGGTTTAGATTATGGAGGTCTTGCTCGAGAATGGTTTTTCTTATTGTCTAAAGAAATGTTCAATCCTTATTATGGCTTGTTTGAATATTCAGCTAC ggATAATTATACGTTACAAATTAATCCATTTTCGGGCGTGTGCAACGAGGGGcatctaaattattttaaatttatcggCCGTATAGCGGGTATGGCTGTTTACCACGGTAAACTGTTAGATG CCTTTTTCATTCGACCATTTTATAAGATGATGTTGGGTAAAACTATTGACTTAAAAGACATGGAAAGTGTTGATTCCGAgtattataattctttattatGGATTAAAGAAAATGATCCCAGTGAATTAGAGCTTACATTCTGTGTGGATGAAGAAAGTTTTGGACATACTTCTCAAAGGGAACTTAAACCAGATGGTGCCAATATACCATTAACTGATGAGAATAAAGATGAGTATATAAGTTTGGTTATACAGTGGCGGTTTGTGTCGAGGGTTCAGGAACAAATGAATGCATTTTTGGAAGGATTTAATGCTCTTATTCCACCTACATTggtgaaaatatttgatgaacACGAACTGGAATTGCTAATGTGCGGTATTCAACACATTGATGTGAAAGACTGGAAACAGAATACATTGTACAAAGGAGATTACCACGCCAATCATATAGTTGTTCAGTGGTTTTGGCGAGTAGTGCTTTCATTTAGCAACGAAATGCGCTCTAGACTTTTACAGTTTGTTACTGGCACGTCACGAGTACCAATGAACGGTTTTAAGGAGATTTACGGCAGCAACGGACCACAATTATTTACAATCGAGAAATGGGGAACACCGGAAAATTACCCGAGAGCTCATACTTG TTTTAATCGCATTGACCTTCCTCCTTATGAAAGTTACCAACAGCTcagagaaaaattaataaaagcaaTTGAAGGTTCCCAAGGTTTTGCTGGAGTGGATTAG
- the Nedd4 gene encoding E3 ubiquitin-protein ligase Nedd4 isoform X5, with the protein MFTKESKSSPQRHRSYSWTGNHSTSLVLQDNARPGRLSLSEPVGDEATKKLRLKVIAGHQLAKKDIFGASDPYVRVDLNTINGNHTVDSALTKTKKKTLNPVWEEEFIFRVKPIDHKLVLQVFDENRLTRDDFLGRVELLLNNLPKEQVGQTIPTRRYLLRPRRNHSSQRSRVKGTLDLYHAYISDTTTTENDNGDAASDSGGWEMVQPVNTNHPMQTVVFDSPLPPLPQGWEERQDANGRTYYVNHIARFTQWERPSESNASPTGNMAVERNFSTAVTEFQRRFHISADNENRHRSSINQDGEVLREEDEDSEARDYENENHRGGGNGNTSSDSGRSVDQRGYHSGYEDQSDDNVDSPAGSRRSSEQIESPKPVLPAFSNEGLPPGWGMQTAPNGRVFFIDHCARTTTWIDPRTGRPSSIPNHIAPSTTPRSDLDQLGPLPEGWEERVHTDGRIFFIDHNTRTTQWEDPRMSNPQIAGPAVPYSRDYKRKYQYLKSQLIKPNNVPSKFEIKVCRNNILEDSYRRISFVNRVEILKTKLWIEFEGEVGLDYGGLAREWFFLLSKEMFNPYYGLFEYSATDNYTLQINPFSGVCNEGHLNYFKFIGRIAGMAVYHGKLLDAFFIRPFYKMMLGKTIDLKDMESVDSEYYNSLLWIKENDPSELELTFCVDEESFGHTSQRELKPDGANIPLTDENKDEYISLVIQWRFVSRVQEQMNAFLEGFNALIPPTLVKIFDEHELELLMCGIQHIDVKDWKQNTLYKGDYHANHIVVQWFWRVVLSFSNEMRSRLLQFVTGTSRVPMNGFKEIYGSNGPQLFTIEKWGTPENYPRAHTCFNRIDLPPYESYQQLREKLIKAIEGSQGFAGVD; encoded by the exons ATGTTCACCAAGGAAAGTA AATCATCTCCTCAAAGACATCGGTCTTATTCATGGACTGGAAATCATTCAACATCTCTAGTATTACAGGATAATGCAAGACCTGGACGACTATCACTATCAGAACCTGTG gGAGATGAGGCCACCAAAAAGCTGAGATTAAAAGTGATCGCTGGGCACCAGTTAGCGAAAAAGGATATCTTTGGTGCAAGCGATCCTTATGTACGTGTTGACTTGAATACCATAAATGGCAATCATACAGTGGATTCTGCACTTACAAAAACTAAAAAGAAGACTTTGAATCCTGTTTGGGAAGAGGAATTTATATTTAGA GTGAAACCTATTGATCACAAGTTGGTGCTACAAGTTTTTGACGAGAACAGATTGACAAGGGATGATTTTCTTGGGAGAGTAGAActactattaaataatttacctaAAGAGCAAGTGGGTCAAACAATTCCTACTAGACGTTATTTACTTCGACCTCGAAG AAATCATTCCAGTCAGCGTTCGAGAGTAAAAGGCACTTTGGATCTATACCATGCATATATTTCGGATACAACGACAACAGAAAATGACAATGGGGATGCTGCATCTGACTCAGGGGGGTGGGAAATGGTACAGCCAGTAAATACTAACCATCCTATGCAGACA gtTGTCTTTGATTCACCTTTACCACCTTTACCACAAGGATGGGAGGAAAGACAAGATGCAAATGGACGAACATATTATGTTAATCACATAGCAAGATTTACACAGTGGGAACGACCATCAGAATC AAATGCTTCACCCACTGGAAATATGGCAGTTGAACGAAACTTTAGTACCGCAGTCACTGAATTTCAACGACGTTTTCATATTAGCGCAGATAATGAAAACAGACACAGAAGTTCAATTAATCAG GATGGTGAAGTTCTCCGCGAAGAAGATGAAGATTCGGAAGCAAGAGATTATGAGAATGAGAATCATAGGGGAGGGGGTAATGGGAATACTTCGTCAGACTCTGGACGTTCTGTTGATCAACGTGGCTACCATAGTGGATATGAAGACCAG AGTGACGATAACGTAGATAGTCCAGCTGGTTCTAGGCGCTCATCTGAACAG ATTGAAAGTCCGAAACCCGTCCTTCCTGCATTCAGTAATGAGGGATTACCACCAGGGTGGGGTATGCAAACAGCTCCCAATGGTAGAGTCTTCTTTATTGATCATTGTGCAAGAACAACTACATGGATCGATCCCCGAACCGGTCGTCCAAGTTCAATACCTAATCATATTGCTCCTTCTACAACACCAAGAAGTGATTTGGATCAACTTGGACCTTTGCCTGAAGGTTGGGAAGAAAGAGTACACACAGATggcagaatatttttcattgatcaca ATACAAGAACAACTCAATGGGAAGATCCGCGCATGTCGAATCCACAAATTGCTGGTCCC gCTGTTCCATATTCGAGGGACTATAAGCGAAAGTATCAGTATCTCAAGTCTCAACTTATAAAGCCT AATAATGTTCCtagtaaatttgaaataaaagtttgcCGAAACAATATCTTGGAAGATTCTTATCGtagaattagtttcgttaatagaGTTGAAATATTAAAGACTAAACTATGGATTGAATTTGAAGGAGAAGTTGGTTTAGATTATGGAGGTCTTGCTCGAGAATGGTTTTTCTTATTGTCTAAAGAAATGTTCAATCCTTATTATGGCTTGTTTGAATATTCAGCTAC ggATAATTATACGTTACAAATTAATCCATTTTCGGGCGTGTGCAACGAGGGGcatctaaattattttaaatttatcggCCGTATAGCGGGTATGGCTGTTTACCACGGTAAACTGTTAGATG CCTTTTTCATTCGACCATTTTATAAGATGATGTTGGGTAAAACTATTGACTTAAAAGACATGGAAAGTGTTGATTCCGAgtattataattctttattatGGATTAAAGAAAATGATCCCAGTGAATTAGAGCTTACATTCTGTGTGGATGAAGAAAGTTTTGGACATACTTCTCAAAGGGAACTTAAACCAGATGGTGCCAATATACCATTAACTGATGAGAATAAAGATGAGTATATAAGTTTGGTTATACAGTGGCGGTTTGTGTCGAGGGTTCAGGAACAAATGAATGCATTTTTGGAAGGATTTAATGCTCTTATTCCACCTACATTggtgaaaatatttgatgaacACGAACTGGAATTGCTAATGTGCGGTATTCAACACATTGATGTGAAAGACTGGAAACAGAATACATTGTACAAAGGAGATTACCACGCCAATCATATAGTTGTTCAGTGGTTTTGGCGAGTAGTGCTTTCATTTAGCAACGAAATGCGCTCTAGACTTTTACAGTTTGTTACTGGCACGTCACGAGTACCAATGAACGGTTTTAAGGAGATTTACGGCAGCAACGGACCACAATTATTTACAATCGAGAAATGGGGAACACCGGAAAATTACCCGAGAGCTCATACTTG TTTTAATCGCATTGACCTTCCTCCTTATGAAAGTTACCAACAGCTcagagaaaaattaataaaagcaaTTGAAGGTTCCCAAGGTTTTGCTGGAGTGGATTAG